A section of the Flavobacterium ardleyense genome encodes:
- a CDS encoding lysylphosphatidylglycerol synthase transmembrane domain-containing protein — MKAPLSKWISIILPLLLGVSLIIYQYYQFTSAQLLEMKGYFKSADYFYITLSLIIASFGFLSRAYRWKFAINHLGYNSRFANNLMAVCIAYFINLTIPRSGEFSRALVLKKYEAVPFDKAFGTIVAERIVDFIIFMMFAAAAFIFQFTIIKEFLVSTLPLEKLILLAIGGFLFMIIAVLIWLYSKMRIITKLKEKIAGLQEGILSVFQMKQRWPFIFHSIFIWFTYVAMFYVSIFALPETSNIGIGAVITAFVFGSLAIGFTNSGFGAFPLLIAQILLLYSIPETVGTAFGWLIWISQTLLTVFLGAVSLIMLPILNKKQII, encoded by the coding sequence TTGAAAGCACCACTTAGTAAATGGATTTCTATAATACTGCCGCTATTACTGGGAGTATCACTTATCATTTACCAGTACTATCAATTTACCTCTGCGCAATTACTCGAAATGAAAGGCTACTTTAAGTCGGCCGATTATTTCTATATAACGCTATCTTTAATTATAGCGTCGTTCGGTTTTTTGTCAAGAGCGTACAGATGGAAATTTGCGATAAACCACTTAGGATACAATTCAAGATTTGCCAACAATCTAATGGCGGTTTGTATTGCTTATTTTATCAACCTAACTATTCCAAGATCTGGAGAATTTTCCAGAGCCTTAGTGCTCAAAAAATATGAAGCCGTACCATTTGATAAAGCTTTTGGAACAATCGTAGCCGAAAGAATTGTCGATTTTATCATCTTTATGATGTTTGCAGCTGCGGCATTTATATTTCAATTTACTATTATAAAAGAATTTCTCGTAAGCACACTACCGCTAGAGAAACTTATATTGCTCGCAATTGGCGGGTTTTTATTTATGATTATTGCCGTTTTAATTTGGCTCTATTCAAAAATGCGAATCATTACCAAGCTAAAAGAGAAGATCGCAGGACTGCAAGAAGGAATATTAAGTGTTTTTCAAATGAAACAACGTTGGCCCTTTATATTTCACAGCATTTTTATTTGGTTTACATACGTCGCGATGTTTTACGTCTCTATTTTCGCTCTACCAGAAACAAGCAATATCGGTATAGGTGCAGTTATTACAGCATTTGTTTTTGGTAGTTTAGCAATAGGTTTTACCAACAGCGGATTCGGAGCATTCCCATTGCTTATCGCACAAATTTTATTACTTTATAGTATACCCGAAACCGTTGGCACTGCCTTTGGTTGGCTAATTTGGATTTCGCAAACTTTACTTACTGTTTTCTTAGGAGCTGTATCTTTAATAATGCTTCCCATTTTAAACAAAAAACAAATTATTTAG
- a CDS encoding alpha/beta hydrolase, with protein MKKMYLLLMMAFCMAGFSQKSTDTIRSKKLGIEREIYISLPPSYKQDTKRTYPLLVLLDGNYLFDPVMGTLNYANYWDDLPEIILVGIDQRNQRDSDCETSPATGLPENVGSDFFEYIGEVVATVQKSYRVGSFKIIAGHDLTAGFANLYLYKDQPLFNGYISMSAELPANMEENIPKRLAVLKKPIFYYHAAAEGDLPDMKDRILLFDEAASKISDPGLHYFFDNFKGKSHYSMVMSAIPNALYSFFAAYAPITTTEYNEKIAPLSSGYVDYLIEKYKVMQSALNMEVTIRQSDFRAIEAAILKNKAYEELDKLADLAKKNYPKTMLADYQRGMMYEKMGNYKKAASAYMSANQKDEIGPLTKNMMMDKVEAMKNMK; from the coding sequence ATGAAAAAAATGTATTTACTTCTGATGATGGCATTTTGTATGGCGGGATTTTCGCAAAAATCCACGGATACTATTCGATCAAAAAAACTTGGGATAGAGCGCGAAATCTATATTAGCCTACCTCCGTCATACAAACAAGATACAAAAAGAACCTATCCACTACTAGTTCTCCTAGACGGAAATTATCTTTTTGATCCAGTTATGGGCACTTTAAATTACGCTAATTATTGGGACGATTTACCCGAAATTATTCTGGTTGGAATCGATCAAAGAAATCAGCGAGATTCTGATTGCGAAACATCTCCAGCCACTGGACTACCCGAAAATGTTGGTTCCGACTTTTTTGAATACATAGGTGAAGTGGTAGCAACCGTGCAGAAATCGTATCGAGTTGGATCATTTAAGATAATTGCTGGACATGATCTTACAGCAGGCTTTGCCAACTTGTATTTGTATAAAGACCAGCCACTCTTCAATGGCTATATTTCTATGAGTGCTGAGTTGCCAGCAAACATGGAAGAGAATATTCCAAAACGTCTAGCTGTCCTTAAAAAGCCAATTTTTTATTACCACGCTGCCGCCGAAGGCGATTTGCCGGACATGAAAGATAGAATCTTGCTATTTGATGAAGCAGCCTCCAAAATTTCAGATCCAGGACTTCACTACTTTTTTGACAACTTTAAAGGAAAATCACACTATTCAATGGTAATGTCGGCAATACCCAATGCTCTTTACTCGTTTTTTGCAGCTTATGCCCCGATAACTACGACAGAATATAATGAAAAAATAGCACCACTATCTTCTGGATATGTTGATTATCTAATTGAGAAGTATAAGGTGATGCAGAGCGCTTTGAATATGGAAGTTACAATTCGACAAAGCGATTTCCGCGCAATAGAAGCAGCCATTTTAAAAAACAAAGCATACGAAGAACTGGATAAGCTAGCCGATCTTGCTAAGAAGAATTATCCAAAAACAATGCTAGCTGACTATCAAAGAGGAATGATGTACGAAAAAATGGGCAATTACAAAAAAGCCGCCTCGGCATATATGTCTGCAAACCAAAAAGATGAAATAGGTCCATTAACCAAAAATATGATGATGGACAAAGTAGAAGCAATGAAAAATATGAAATAA
- a CDS encoding biosynthetic peptidoglycan transglycosylase, with amino-acid sequence MTVLQRRLVLAAKIIGGILLLLLISYFGFRNVILQKSIVKIQEKFKTEYKSEFKIGSAKFEGFSGLVMQDISIVPHNADTLMRVQKLNTSVNLGELLIGELQIGKLNMENGFVLLVKKGSKKNFESFIKKNDSLTTQNNIEEKQYAQKFYKLLSKALNLVPTDMKLRNFSLFVNDNGSKASVKIIALSLEDEILATNIKVKTNTFSQEWRINGNANPRKKTADVRLYNADTTSIKVPYLDDRYNFVASFDTAHIVLKNLNMKSGEMLVNGLASIKNLTVNHRRIASEDVKIEDAQFNYDFTFGPDFIRIDSTSTVQINKLKFHPFIEYSIKNDTTYAMQIDIPQTKAQDFIDALPKGLFSNFDGMQAEGSFDYKLDFKFNKNKPNDLIFESQFHKKSLNIIKYGQANLSKLNAPFVYRAIDNGIPQRAVIVGETNINFAPLHEISPYLRNAVLTMEDPSFFSHNGFIGEAFKQSIIKNIKAKKFARGASTISMQLVKNVFLTREKTLSRKLEEILLVYILENNRIASKSRMFEVYLNIIEWGPNIYGIGEASNFYFSKKPSQLSVAESIYLASIVPRPKKFMYQFTPEGELRSSGYTKQRYITNIMFRRGLLQTEDTLYQQNKIYANGPASAYFKMKLSAPVDNDSIEDLTEFNF; translated from the coding sequence ATGACAGTTTTACAAAGAAGATTAGTGCTTGCAGCAAAAATTATTGGAGGAATCTTATTGCTGCTGCTTATTTCTTATTTTGGTTTTAGGAATGTTATTTTACAAAAGAGTATCGTCAAAATTCAGGAAAAATTCAAGACTGAGTATAAGAGCGAATTCAAAATTGGGAGCGCAAAATTTGAAGGTTTCTCAGGACTTGTTATGCAAGACATTTCAATCGTTCCGCATAACGCCGATACTCTTATGCGAGTTCAGAAATTAAACACTAGTGTCAATCTGGGCGAACTTCTTATTGGAGAGCTGCAAATTGGAAAACTTAATATGGAGAATGGATTTGTACTTCTCGTGAAAAAAGGTTCCAAAAAGAATTTCGAATCTTTTATAAAAAAGAATGACTCTCTTACTACCCAAAATAATATTGAAGAAAAACAGTACGCCCAAAAGTTTTACAAGCTACTTTCAAAGGCATTAAATCTAGTTCCGACCGATATGAAACTGAGGAATTTTTCATTATTTGTAAACGATAATGGCAGTAAAGCTTCGGTAAAGATCATCGCACTGTCACTAGAAGACGAGATTTTGGCAACGAATATTAAAGTGAAAACCAACACTTTTTCGCAAGAATGGCGCATTAACGGGAATGCAAATCCTCGAAAAAAAACCGCAGATGTTCGCCTTTATAATGCCGATACTACTTCAATCAAAGTTCCATACTTAGACGATCGCTATAATTTTGTTGCTTCATTTGACACCGCTCATATTGTATTGAAAAATTTGAATATGAAAAGTGGTGAAATGTTAGTAAACGGATTGGCATCTATCAAAAATCTAACTGTAAATCATAGACGAATTGCCTCTGAGGATGTAAAAATTGAAGATGCTCAGTTTAATTACGACTTTACATTCGGACCAGATTTTATTCGCATTGACAGCACCTCAACCGTTCAAATTAACAAATTAAAATTTCATCCGTTTATTGAATACAGCATCAAGAACGATACTACTTACGCAATGCAAATCGATATTCCGCAAACCAAAGCCCAGGATTTTATCGATGCTTTGCCCAAAGGTTTATTTTCAAACTTTGATGGCATGCAAGCCGAAGGTAGTTTTGATTATAAACTTGATTTCAAATTCAATAAAAACAAGCCAAACGATCTGATTTTTGAAAGTCAATTTCACAAGAAAAGTCTTAATATTATTAAATACGGTCAGGCAAACTTGTCCAAACTTAATGCACCATTTGTATACCGAGCCATCGACAACGGTATACCACAGCGTGCGGTAATAGTAGGTGAGACAAATATTAACTTTGCACCACTGCACGAGATTTCGCCCTATTTGCGCAATGCTGTGCTCACCATGGAAGATCCATCGTTTTTCTCCCATAACGGTTTTATTGGCGAAGCGTTCAAGCAATCAATAATCAAAAACATTAAGGCTAAAAAATTTGCCCGAGGCGCGAGTACGATCAGTATGCAGCTTGTTAAAAACGTCTTTTTAACTAGAGAAAAAACACTTTCGCGAAAATTAGAAGAAATCTTACTAGTTTATATTTTAGAAAATAACCGGATTGCCTCCAAAAGTCGAATGTTTGAAGTGTATCTTAATATAATAGAATGGGGACCCAATATTTACGGCATTGGCGAAGCATCAAATTTTTACTTTTCTAAAAAACCATCACAATTGTCGGTCGCCGAAAGTATTTACCTTGCTTCCATTGTTCCAAGACCAAAAAAATTTATGTACCAATTTACCCCCGAAGGTGAACTAAGATCTTCAGGATATACCAAGCAGCGATATATTACAAATATTATGTTTCGCCGGGGATTGTTGCAGACAGAGGATACTTTGTATCAGCAAAATAAAATTTATGCTAATGGTCCTGCTTCTGCCTATTTCAAAATGAAATTGTCCGCTCCCGTGGACAATGATTCAATAGAAGATCTTACTGAGTTTAACTTCTAA
- a CDS encoding pyridoxamine 5'-phosphate oxidase family protein, producing MSNQDDTHRDETIKKLKELAENIDICMFCTNLDKQPIDARPMSSNKVDDQGNIWFLSNSQSNKNDDIKHDSKVQLFYSKISDSQYLSVYGTASIYYDKASIDEAWDPIAKAWFDEGKDDPNISVIKVSPSYAYYWDTKDGKAVSFLKWTAKAMGADLDDGGIEGEIRV from the coding sequence ATGAGCAATCAAGACGACACCCACAGAGATGAAACTATTAAAAAATTAAAGGAACTTGCAGAAAACATTGATATCTGTATGTTCTGTACAAATTTAGATAAACAACCAATTGACGCCAGACCAATGAGTTCTAATAAAGTAGATGATCAAGGAAATATCTGGTTTTTGAGCAATTCTCAAAGTAATAAGAATGACGATATAAAGCACGACAGTAAAGTACAGCTATTTTATTCCAAAATCTCAGACTCACAGTACCTTTCGGTTTATGGAACGGCCTCTATTTACTACGACAAAGCTAGTATTGACGAAGCTTGGGATCCAATTGCCAAAGCTTGGTTTGATGAAGGAAAAGACGATCCAAATATCAGTGTAATTAAGGTTTCACCTTCTTACGCGTATTATTGGGATACCAAAGACGGAAAAGCTGTATCATTTTTAAAATGGACCGCAAAAGCTATGGGAGCCGATCTTGACGATGGAGGAATTGAAGGAGA
- a CDS encoding DUF4270 domain-containing protein, translated as MNFNSLFKTVVFACAISLFASCDKDYNEIGSEIVGDDNFGFEKYSDASVVLYNQKIGPVATNNLPLNKLGIYNSPVFGKTTANIVTQIALAAQNISIGTNPEVTSVDLSIEYFSTKRSTDATTGNSIYELDSIYGSGKINLEVFESTFYMKDLDPSSGFQEGQKYYSNQAADFDAAKNPVALNDDAAATQNDEFVFSPAEILTYKDVDGVQVVDTRSNPALQLKLNKAFFQNKLFGPQAAGKLVNNNIFQEYFRGLYFKASPAAGAADAGSMALLNMSKGTVKVTYKQDGTTSTDGVVDRVEKTLELKLNGNIANVYTYENNATYIANTTQNVNTTVGDDKLYLNGGEGSMAVINLFGADANNDGLADELADLRTKGWLINDASITFFIDNATMANTPEPNRVYLYDLKNKRPLPDYYNADTSVDPKFKRKIHGGIITKESGTGGRGVYYKVRITNHIRNLLKSTSDSTNVPLGLVVTEGIDIIVNSKLKTAISPLIKEVPAASVLNPLGTVLFGNTANVPADKRVKLEIYYTKPN; from the coding sequence ATGAATTTCAACTCTTTGTTTAAAACTGTTGTTTTTGCTTGTGCTATTAGCTTGTTTGCGTCTTGTGATAAAGATTATAATGAAATCGGTTCGGAAATTGTGGGCGACGATAATTTTGGTTTTGAGAAATACAGCGACGCTAGCGTGGTACTGTACAATCAGAAAATCGGTCCTGTAGCTACCAATAATCTTCCCTTAAATAAGTTGGGAATTTATAACAGTCCTGTTTTTGGGAAAACTACGGCCAATATAGTTACACAAATCGCCTTAGCTGCGCAAAATATTTCTATTGGAACAAATCCAGAAGTGACAAGCGTTGATCTTTCTATAGAATACTTTAGTACAAAAAGATCTACCGACGCTACAACTGGAAACAGTATTTACGAGTTAGATTCGATTTATGGATCGGGGAAAATAAATTTAGAAGTCTTTGAGTCTACTTTCTATATGAAGGATTTAGATCCATCTAGTGGTTTTCAAGAAGGTCAGAAATATTACTCCAACCAAGCTGCTGATTTTGATGCAGCAAAAAATCCTGTAGCACTCAATGACGATGCTGCCGCTACTCAAAATGATGAATTTGTTTTTAGTCCTGCTGAAATACTTACTTATAAAGATGTTGATGGTGTTCAGGTCGTAGATACGAGGTCGAATCCAGCATTACAATTGAAGCTTAACAAAGCGTTTTTTCAAAATAAATTATTTGGACCTCAGGCAGCAGGTAAATTAGTTAATAATAATATCTTCCAAGAATATTTTAGAGGTTTGTACTTTAAAGCAAGTCCAGCAGCAGGTGCCGCAGATGCGGGATCTATGGCTTTACTAAATATGTCAAAAGGTACTGTCAAAGTAACCTATAAGCAAGATGGTACTACTAGTACCGACGGCGTAGTGGATAGAGTTGAAAAGACTTTAGAATTAAAATTAAATGGCAATATTGCCAATGTTTATACCTACGAGAATAATGCAACTTACATAGCAAATACAACTCAAAACGTAAATACTACCGTTGGTGATGATAAGCTTTACCTTAATGGAGGTGAAGGCTCGATGGCAGTTATAAATCTTTTTGGAGCTGATGCAAATAATGATGGATTGGCGGACGAATTGGCAGATTTACGTACAAAAGGCTGGTTGATCAATGATGCAAGTATTACGTTTTTTATTGATAATGCGACGATGGCAAATACGCCAGAACCAAATCGCGTTTACTTGTATGACTTAAAAAATAAGCGACCTCTTCCTGACTATTATAATGCTGATACGAGTGTTGATCCAAAGTTTAAGCGTAAGATCCACGGAGGCATCATTACAAAAGAATCTGGTACTGGTGGTCGTGGTGTTTACTACAAAGTAAGAATTACAAATCACATCAGAAATTTATTAAAATCAACATCCGATTCAACTAATGTTCCTTTAGGGCTTGTAGTTACAGAAGGAATTGATATTATTGTAAATTCAAAATTAAAGACGGCAATTTCGCCTCTTATAAAAGAAGTCCCAGCAGCAAGCGTTTTAAATCCTTTGGGGACTGTCCTTTTTGGTAACACAGCAAATGTTCCAGCGGACAAAAGAGTTAAGTTAGAAATTTATTATACCAAACCAAATTAG
- the radA gene encoding DNA repair protein RadA gives MAKVKTTFFCQNCGAQYARWQGQCNSCKEWNTIAEEIIQKQEKVDWKVSQAPQTKTSRPLKITQIDSVDEIRMNTGDQELNRVLGGGIVPGSMILLGGEPGIGKSTLLLQISLKLPYKTLYVSGEESQKQIKMRAERITASGENCYILCETKTQNIFKQIQDIEPDVVIIDSIQTLHTDHIEASPGSISQIRECTAELIKFSKESGVPVLLIGHITKDGTIAGPKILEHMVDTVLQFEGDRNHVYRILRSLKNRFGSTAELGIYEMHGSGLREVANPSEILLSQNKESLSGTAIASTLEGMRPLMIEIQALVSTAVYGTPQRSTTGYNAKRLNMILAVLEKRAGFRLGTKDVFLNITGGISVDDPAIDLAVVAAILSSNEDIPIDKHFCFAGETGLSGEIRPVNRVDQRIQEAEKLGFSTIFVSKYNKITLKNTFIKIVLIATIEDLASQLFE, from the coding sequence ATGGCAAAAGTTAAGACAACTTTTTTCTGTCAGAATTGCGGCGCACAATACGCAAGATGGCAGGGTCAATGCAATTCGTGCAAAGAATGGAATACTATTGCCGAAGAAATAATTCAGAAACAGGAAAAGGTAGATTGGAAAGTCTCTCAAGCTCCTCAAACAAAAACATCACGTCCTCTAAAAATTACTCAAATTGATTCGGTTGACGAAATCCGAATGAATACAGGCGATCAAGAATTAAATCGTGTTTTAGGTGGCGGAATTGTACCTGGCTCAATGATCCTACTCGGCGGAGAACCTGGAATTGGGAAAAGTACTTTGTTGCTTCAAATTTCTCTAAAATTACCTTATAAAACCCTCTACGTATCTGGCGAAGAAAGTCAGAAGCAAATTAAAATGAGGGCGGAGAGAATTACCGCTAGTGGCGAAAACTGCTACATTCTCTGCGAAACAAAAACTCAAAATATCTTCAAGCAAATTCAAGATATCGAACCCGATGTGGTCATTATCGATTCGATACAAACCTTGCATACAGATCACATCGAAGCATCTCCCGGCTCAATTTCGCAAATTAGAGAATGCACCGCCGAATTAATTAAATTTTCAAAAGAGTCAGGAGTTCCTGTGCTACTAATCGGTCATATTACAAAAGATGGCACTATCGCCGGTCCAAAGATTTTGGAACACATGGTCGATACTGTACTTCAGTTTGAAGGCGATCGGAATCATGTTTATAGAATACTAAGATCTCTAAAAAATAGATTTGGCTCTACGGCCGAATTAGGGATTTATGAAATGCATGGAAGCGGACTTCGAGAAGTAGCGAACCCCTCAGAAATATTGCTTTCGCAAAATAAAGAAAGCTTGTCAGGAACTGCAATTGCTTCGACTTTGGAAGGAATGCGCCCTCTGATGATCGAAATACAAGCACTTGTAAGTACGGCGGTTTACGGAACCCCGCAACGCAGTACAACAGGATACAATGCCAAACGTTTGAACATGATTCTAGCTGTTTTAGAAAAGAGAGCTGGATTTAGATTAGGTACCAAGGATGTTTTCTTGAACATTACTGGCGGAATTTCTGTTGACGATCCAGCGATTGACCTTGCAGTAGTAGCAGCCATATTATCTTCAAATGAAGACATTCCGATAGATAAACATTTTTGTTTTGCTGGAGAAACTGGACTTTCTGGCGAAATTAGACCCGTAAATAGAGTTGATCAAAGAATTCAGGAAGCAGAAAAGCTCGGTTTTTCCACCATTTTTGTTTCGAAATATAATAAGATTACTCTCAAAAATACTTTTATAAAAATAGTTCTAATTGCCACAATTGAAGATTTAGCATCTCAGCTATTTGAATAA
- the panC gene encoding pantoate--beta-alanine ligase, translating into MLIFNKKADLIDHLQSLKSSSIGFVPTMGALHQGHLTLMNKAMSENDITVVSIFVNPTQFNNAEDLAKYPRTLDRDVEKIEHLSSKIVIYAPEVNDVYGDNTLSEHFDFDGIEDQMEGKFRKGHFDGVGTVLKRFFEIVKPTNAYFGEKDFQQLAIVKKLVSKYNIPVNIIGCPIHREHNGLAMSSRNERLTEENKEEATLISRTLYKVRQDFGTKSLQELVAEVSEVFANNPHFTLEYFEIANAETLLTATEIVEGEKYQAFIAVFINNVRLIDTISLN; encoded by the coding sequence ATGCTGATTTTCAACAAGAAAGCCGACCTAATTGATCATCTACAGTCGCTTAAAAGCAGTTCGATCGGATTTGTTCCAACAATGGGTGCGTTGCATCAAGGTCATTTGACACTTATGAATAAGGCAATGTCAGAAAACGACATCACAGTTGTAAGTATTTTCGTAAACCCAACGCAGTTTAATAACGCAGAAGATTTAGCAAAATATCCTCGAACTTTAGACAGAGATGTCGAAAAAATTGAACATCTAAGCAGCAAGATTGTAATCTATGCTCCCGAGGTGAATGATGTCTATGGAGACAATACATTATCAGAGCATTTTGACTTTGACGGCATTGAAGATCAAATGGAAGGGAAATTCCGAAAAGGACATTTTGATGGAGTAGGAACCGTTTTAAAGCGATTCTTCGAAATTGTTAAACCCACAAATGCCTACTTTGGAGAGAAAGATTTTCAGCAATTGGCAATTGTAAAAAAATTGGTATCAAAATACAATATTCCTGTCAATATTATCGGTTGCCCTATCCACAGAGAACATAACGGTCTTGCGATGAGCTCACGAAATGAACGACTGACCGAAGAAAATAAAGAGGAAGCTACACTTATCAGCCGTACTCTATACAAAGTTAGACAAGACTTTGGCACCAAATCTTTGCAAGAATTAGTAGCTGAAGTATCTGAAGTTTTTGCAAATAATCCGCATTTTACGCTTGAATATTTTGAAATCGCGAATGCCGAAACTCTGCTTACAGCCACAGAAATTGTTGAAGGTGAAAAGTATCAAGCCTTTATAGCAGTTTTTATTAACAATGTTCGATTGATCGATACAATTTCTTTAAATTAA
- a CDS encoding glycogen/starch synthase, which produces MEDKRILYVSSEVVPYLAENEVSLMSYDVPKMINDQGGQIRIFMPRYGNINERRHQLHEVIRLSGMNLVVNDLDMPLIIKVASIPKERIQVYFIDNDEYFKRKATFTDEEGIMYPDNDERAIFFAKGVVETVKKLNWVPDIIHVHGWMAGVLPLYLKHYYKDDALFENTKIVTSVYGQSFEGSLNEKMIDKILFDGIAKDEVELLEDPSYENIIKISVNNSDAVIIASESVPANLTKYIESSGKPFLPFVPKDGFAEAYTEFYKNTVL; this is translated from the coding sequence ATGGAGGATAAGAGGATATTATACGTATCATCGGAAGTAGTGCCTTATCTGGCTGAGAATGAAGTATCTCTAATGTCTTATGACGTTCCGAAAATGATTAATGATCAAGGAGGACAAATTAGAATCTTTATGCCACGATATGGAAATATTAATGAGAGAAGACACCAATTGCACGAAGTTATCAGGCTTTCGGGGATGAATTTAGTAGTCAATGACTTAGATATGCCATTAATAATTAAGGTGGCTTCTATTCCTAAAGAAAGAATTCAGGTTTACTTTATTGATAATGATGAATACTTCAAACGCAAAGCTACCTTTACGGACGAAGAGGGGATTATGTACCCGGATAATGACGAACGCGCTATTTTCTTTGCAAAGGGAGTTGTCGAGACAGTAAAGAAATTAAATTGGGTTCCAGACATCATACATGTGCACGGTTGGATGGCAGGAGTTTTGCCGCTATACCTAAAACATTACTATAAAGATGATGCTCTTTTTGAAAACACTAAAATTGTAACATCTGTTTATGGACAGTCATTTGAGGGATCTTTAAATGAGAAGATGATTGACAAAATATTGTTTGATGGAATCGCGAAGGATGAGGTTGAGTTGCTTGAAGATCCAAGTTATGAAAATATTATTAAAATATCTGTAAACAACTCAGATGCAGTGATTATAGCATCGGAAAGCGTGCCTGCAAATTTAACTAAATATATAGAATCGTCCGGTAAACCTTTTTTACCTTTCGTGCCGAAAGACGGGTTCGCAGAAGCGTATACTGAATTTTACAAAAATACTGTTCTATAA
- a CDS encoding SpoIIAA family protein: MIQQITDLPENMVGFRASGEVIKDDFDIVLQKVEEIVEKTGKLNYLLYLETSPANFTIGAWVKDGLLGVQNLTKWNRAAIVSDSEIVKKFTDVFSDIMPGEFRGFEMDDLQHAIDWTSEKIDK; this comes from the coding sequence ATGATTCAGCAAATAACAGATTTACCCGAAAATATGGTCGGATTTCGCGCAAGCGGAGAAGTAATCAAAGATGATTTTGACATTGTTTTGCAAAAAGTAGAAGAAATTGTAGAGAAAACTGGCAAACTTAATTACCTACTCTATCTAGAAACTTCTCCAGCAAATTTCACAATTGGTGCCTGGGTTAAGGACGGCTTATTAGGAGTTCAGAATTTAACCAAATGGAATCGAGCGGCAATTGTATCAGATTCAGAAATTGTAAAAAAATTCACCGATGTATTTAGTGATATTATGCCAGGAGAATTCAGAGGATTTGAAATGGACGATTTACAACACGCGATAGATTGGACTTCAGAAAAAATTGATAAATAA
- the panD gene encoding aspartate 1-decarboxylase, protein MQIELVKSKIHRVTVTGADLNYIGSITIDEALLEAANIMEGEKVAIVNINNGERLETYAIKGIRNKGEITLNGPAARKVQKGDIIIIIAYGIFEMEEAKSFVPSIVFPNELDNTLT, encoded by the coding sequence ATGCAAATAGAACTAGTAAAATCAAAAATCCATCGTGTAACCGTAACGGGTGCAGATCTTAACTACATTGGCAGTATCACAATTGATGAGGCTCTGTTGGAAGCTGCAAACATTATGGAGGGCGAAAAAGTTGCGATCGTGAATATCAATAATGGCGAACGCTTAGAAACCTATGCTATCAAAGGCATCAGAAATAAAGGCGAGATTACTCTTAATGGTCCAGCGGCAAGAAAAGTGCAAAAAGGTGACATTATAATTATTATTGCCTACGGTATTTTTGAAATGGAAGAGGCAAAATCTTTTGTTCCAAGTATTGTTTTTCCAAATGAGTTGGATAATACGCTGACCTAA